TCCTCGGATTCGTGGCGGGCGACAGTCTTATCGGCGCGGCGGGCAAGCGCATGGGCATCCATTTCGTGGGCGGCGCGGCGGGCATCATGGCCGCGATGGCGTTTGTCAGCCTGCCGTTTTTGATCAACGCCGCCCGCGACGGATTCCACGCCGTTCCCGAACGGCTGGAAAAGGCCGCGCTTGGCCTCGGCGCCTCGCCCGCGCGCGTTTTTTTCACGATTTCCGTGCCCTTGGCGTGGCGGGCAATCCTGTCCGGCCTGATCCTGATGTGGGCGCGGGGATTGAGCGAATTCGGGGCCGTCGCCGTCGTCGCCTACCATCCGATTGTCGCGCCGGTGCTCATTTACGAGCGTTTTAGCGCATTCGGACTCAAGTATGCCCGGCCGATCTCCGTGCTCTTCATCGGCGTGTGCCTAATCCTGTTTATCGCGGCAAGACTGCTGGCAAGGCGTCCACTCGATGCTTCACGTTGAAAACATCTCCAAAGGCTTAGGCCGTTTCGAACTGCACGATGTAAATTTCGAGGTGGGCGATGGCGACTATTTCGTGCTGCTCGGCGCTTCGGGCGCCGGCAAGACGGTCCTGCTCGAAATACTGTCCGGCATCGAATCGTG
The window above is part of the Candidatus Hydrogenedentota bacterium genome. Proteins encoded here:
- a CDS encoding ABC transporter permease, which codes for MNNKLTSFTRYEPLYLLFAFLGGMALLFIVAPLAGMALKTSGAELVHTARDTEVQRSIFLTVWTSMAATAIMAVGAIPLAYLLARKEFPLKRLVTAIIDLPIVIPHSAAGIAILGFVAGDSLIGAAGKRMGIHFVGGAAGIMAAMAFVSLPFLINAARDGFHAVPERLEKAALGLGASPARVFFTISVPLAWRAILSGLILMWARGLSEFGAVAVVAYHPIVAPVLIYERFSAFGLKYARPISVLFIGVCLILFIAARLLARRPLDASR